In the Nilaparvata lugens isolate BPH chromosome 9, ASM1435652v1, whole genome shotgun sequence genome, one interval contains:
- the LOC120352950 gene encoding uncharacterized protein LOC120352950 codes for MISAHPIVDSDKWIENVLSHGEEQHVKSQECDRHRLLTEDNPPHTLPWPRSKFACMKRSFEDVHIVILPGLTKEGNRVILMRINNPDPDDYDLEAHMKRSLMLMEIYLRDGVDFTGLQVVHDFKNFKLGHLTHFNLQLLKMMSTGMVQ; via the exons ATGATCTCTGCTCATCCCATAGTTGATTCTGACAAATGGATTGAAAACGTGCTTTCTCATGGTGAAGAACAGCATGTCAAAAGCCAAGAATGTGATCGACACCGACTTCTCACTGAGGACAATCCACCCCACACTCTTCCATGGCCGAGATCCAAGTTTGCCTGCATGAAACGCAGCTTTGAAGATGT CCATATAGTGATTCTGCCCGGCCTAACAAAAGAGGGCAACCGTGTAATACTGATGCGCATCAATAACCCGGACCCGGATGACTATGACCTTGAAGCACACATGAAGAGATCACTCATGCTGATGGAGATCTACCTTCGCGACGGAGTCGACTTCACTGGTCTTCAAGTCGTCCATGATTTCAAGAACTTCAAACTGGGTCACCTGACACATTTTAACCTGCAGCTGTTGAAGATGATGTCCACTGGAATGGTACAGTAG